From a single Saimiri boliviensis isolate mSaiBol1 chromosome 7, mSaiBol1.pri, whole genome shotgun sequence genomic region:
- the CAPRIN2 gene encoding caprin-2 isoform X30 gives MKDLLSKLLNSGYFESIPVPKNAKEKEVPLEEEMLTQSEKNPQLSKTESVKEPESLMEFAQPEIQPQEFLNRRYMTEVDYSNKQGEEQPWEADYARKPNLPKRWDMLTEPDSQEKKQESFKSWESPGKHQEVSKPAVSLEQRKQDTSKLRSTLPEEQKKQEISKSKPSPSQWKQETPKSKAGYVQEEQKKQETPKPWPVQLQKELDPKKQTPKSWTPSVQSEQNTTKSWTTPMCEEQDSKQPETPKSWENNVESQKHSLTSQSQISPKSWGVATASLIPNDQLLPRKFNTEPKDVPKPMHQPVGSSSTLPKDPVLRKEKLQDLMTRIQGTCNFMQESVLDFDKPSSAIPSSQPPSATPGSPVASKEQNLSSQSDFLQEPLQATSSPVTCSSNACLITTDQASSGSETEFMTSETPEAAIPPSKKASSLASANPSMAKGSEQGFQSPPASSSSVTINTAPFQAMQTVFNVNAPLPPRKEQEIKESPYSPGYNQSFTTASTQTPPQCQLPAIHVEQTVLSQETAANYHPDGTIQVSNGSLAFYPAQTNVFPRPTQPFVNSRGSVRGCTRGGRLITNSYRSPGGYKGFDTYRGLPSISNGNYSQLQFQAREYSGSPYSQRDNFQQCYKRGGTSGGPRANSRANCFIMRNSLLLIKQQGGVILLR, from the exons AGTCTCTAATGGAATTTGCACAGCCAGAGATACAACCACAAGAG TTTCTTAACAGACGCTATATGACAGAAGTAGATTATTCAAACAAACAAGGCGAAGAGCAACCTTGGGAAGCAGATTATGCTAGAAAACCAAATCTCCCCAAACGTTGGGATATGCTTACTGAACCAGATAGtcaggaaaagaaacaggaatcCTTCAAGTCCTGGGAGTCTCCTGGTAAGCACCAGGAAGTATCCAAGCCTGCAGTTTCCTTAGAACAGAGAAAACAAGACACCTCAAAACTCAGGTCTACTCTGCCAGAAGAGCAGAAGAAGCAGGAGATCTCCAAATCTAAGCCATCTCCTAGCCAGTGGAAGCAGGAAACTCCTAAATCCAAAGCAGGATATGTTCAAGAGGAACAAAAGAAGCAGGAGACACCAAAGCCATGGCCGGTTCAGCTGCAGAAAGAACTAGATCCAAAGAAGCAAACTCCAAAGTCTTGGACACCTTCTGTGCAGAGTGAACAGAACACCACCAAGTCATGGACCACTCCCATGTGTGAAGAACAGGATTCAAAACAGCCAGAGACTCCAAAATCCTGGGAAAACAATGTTGAGAGTCAAAAACACTCTTTAACATCACAGTCACAGATATCTCCAAAGTCCTGGGGAGTAGCTACAGCAAGCCTCATACCAAATGACCAGCTCCTGCCCAGGAAGTTTAACACAGAACCCAAAGAT GTGCCTAAGCCTATGCATCAGCCTGTAGGTTCTTCCTCTACCCTTCCGAAGGATCCAGTATTGAGGAAAGAAAAACTGCAGGATCTGATGACTCGGATTCAAGGAACTTGTAACTTTATGCAA GAGTCTGTTCTGGACTTTGACAAACCTTCAAGTGCAATTCCATCATCACAACCGCCTTCAGCTACTCCAGGTAGCCCCGTAG CATCTAAAGAACAAAATTTGTCCAGTCAAAGTGATTTTCTTCAAGAGCCATTACAG GCTACTTCTTCTCCAGTTACTTGTAGCTCAAATGCTTGCTTGATTACTACCGATCAGGCTTCTTCTGGATCTGAAACAGAGTTTATGACCTCAGAGACTCCTGAG GCAGCAATTCCCCCAAGCAAGAAAGCGTCTTCATTAGCTTCTGCAAATCCTTCCATGGCAAAGGGATCTGAACAGGGCTTCCAGTCACCTCCAGCAAGTAGTAGTTCAGTAACCATTAACACAGCACCCTTTCAAGCCATGCAGACA GTATTTAATGTTAATGCACCTCTGCCTCCAcgaaaagaacaagaaataaaggaGTCCCCTTATTCACCTGGCTACAATCAAAGTTTTACTACAGCAAGTACACAGACGCCACCCCAGTGCCAACTGCCAGCTATACATGTAGAACAAACTGTCCTTTCTCAAGAGACTG CAGCAAATTATCATCCTGATGGAACTATTCAAGTAAGCAATGGTAGCCTTGCCTTTTACCCAGCACAGACGAATGTATTTCCCAGACCTACTCAGCCATTTGTCAATAGCCGGGGATCTGTTAGAGGATGTACTCGTGGTGGGAGATTAATAACCAATTCCTATCGGTCCCCTGGTGGTTATAAAG gTTTTGATACTTACAGAGGACTCCCTTCCATTTCCAACGGAAATTATAGCCAGCTGCAGTTCCAAGCTAGAGAGTATTCTGGATCACCTTATTCCCAAAGG GATAATTTCCAGCAGTGCTATAAGCGAGGAGGGACATCTGGTGGTCCACGAGCAAATTCAAGAG CTAACTGCTTCATTATGAGAAACTCACTGTTGCTAATAAAACAGCAGGGTGGAGTGATTCTTCTCAGGTGA
- the CAPRIN2 gene encoding caprin-2 isoform X32, translating to MKDLLSKLLNSGYFESIPVPKNAKEKEVPLEEEMLTQSEKNPQLSKTESVKEPESLMEFAQPEIQPQEFLNRRYMTEVDYSNKQGEEQPWEADYARKPNLPKRWDMLTEPDSQEKKQESFKSWESPGKHQEVSKPAVSLEQRKQDTSKLRSTLPEEQKKQEISKSKPSPSQWKQETPKSKAGYVQEEQKKQETPKPWPVQLQKELDPKKQTPKSWTPSVQSEQNTTKSWTTPMCEEQDSKQPETPKSWENNVESQKHSLTSQSQISPKSWGVATASLIPNDQLLPRKFNTEPKDVPKPMHQPVGSSSTLPKDPVLRKEKLQDLMTRIQGTCNFMQESVLDFDKPSSAIPSSQPPSATPGSPVASKEQNLSSQSDFLQEPLQATSSPVTCSSNACLITTDQASSGSETEFMTSETPEAAIPPSKKASSLASANPSMAKGSEQGFQSPPASSSSVTINTAPFQAMQTVFNVNAPLPPRKEQEIKESPYSPGYNQSFTTASTQTPPQCQLPAIHVEQTVLSQETAQTNVFPRPTQPFVNSRGSVRGCTRGGRLITNSYRSPGGYKGFDTYRGLPSISNGNYSQLQFQAREYSGSPYSQRDNFQQCYKRGGTSGGPRANSRANCFIMRNSLLLIKQQGGVILLR from the exons AGTCTCTAATGGAATTTGCACAGCCAGAGATACAACCACAAGAG TTTCTTAACAGACGCTATATGACAGAAGTAGATTATTCAAACAAACAAGGCGAAGAGCAACCTTGGGAAGCAGATTATGCTAGAAAACCAAATCTCCCCAAACGTTGGGATATGCTTACTGAACCAGATAGtcaggaaaagaaacaggaatcCTTCAAGTCCTGGGAGTCTCCTGGTAAGCACCAGGAAGTATCCAAGCCTGCAGTTTCCTTAGAACAGAGAAAACAAGACACCTCAAAACTCAGGTCTACTCTGCCAGAAGAGCAGAAGAAGCAGGAGATCTCCAAATCTAAGCCATCTCCTAGCCAGTGGAAGCAGGAAACTCCTAAATCCAAAGCAGGATATGTTCAAGAGGAACAAAAGAAGCAGGAGACACCAAAGCCATGGCCGGTTCAGCTGCAGAAAGAACTAGATCCAAAGAAGCAAACTCCAAAGTCTTGGACACCTTCTGTGCAGAGTGAACAGAACACCACCAAGTCATGGACCACTCCCATGTGTGAAGAACAGGATTCAAAACAGCCAGAGACTCCAAAATCCTGGGAAAACAATGTTGAGAGTCAAAAACACTCTTTAACATCACAGTCACAGATATCTCCAAAGTCCTGGGGAGTAGCTACAGCAAGCCTCATACCAAATGACCAGCTCCTGCCCAGGAAGTTTAACACAGAACCCAAAGAT GTGCCTAAGCCTATGCATCAGCCTGTAGGTTCTTCCTCTACCCTTCCGAAGGATCCAGTATTGAGGAAAGAAAAACTGCAGGATCTGATGACTCGGATTCAAGGAACTTGTAACTTTATGCAA GAGTCTGTTCTGGACTTTGACAAACCTTCAAGTGCAATTCCATCATCACAACCGCCTTCAGCTACTCCAGGTAGCCCCGTAG CATCTAAAGAACAAAATTTGTCCAGTCAAAGTGATTTTCTTCAAGAGCCATTACAG GCTACTTCTTCTCCAGTTACTTGTAGCTCAAATGCTTGCTTGATTACTACCGATCAGGCTTCTTCTGGATCTGAAACAGAGTTTATGACCTCAGAGACTCCTGAG GCAGCAATTCCCCCAAGCAAGAAAGCGTCTTCATTAGCTTCTGCAAATCCTTCCATGGCAAAGGGATCTGAACAGGGCTTCCAGTCACCTCCAGCAAGTAGTAGTTCAGTAACCATTAACACAGCACCCTTTCAAGCCATGCAGACA GTATTTAATGTTAATGCACCTCTGCCTCCAcgaaaagaacaagaaataaaggaGTCCCCTTATTCACCTGGCTACAATCAAAGTTTTACTACAGCAAGTACACAGACGCCACCCCAGTGCCAACTGCCAGCTATACATGTAGAACAAACTGTCCTTTCTCAAGAGACTG CACAGACGAATGTATTTCCCAGACCTACTCAGCCATTTGTCAATAGCCGGGGATCTGTTAGAGGATGTACTCGTGGTGGGAGATTAATAACCAATTCCTATCGGTCCCCTGGTGGTTATAAAG gTTTTGATACTTACAGAGGACTCCCTTCCATTTCCAACGGAAATTATAGCCAGCTGCAGTTCCAAGCTAGAGAGTATTCTGGATCACCTTATTCCCAAAGG GATAATTTCCAGCAGTGCTATAAGCGAGGAGGGACATCTGGTGGTCCACGAGCAAATTCAAGAG CTAACTGCTTCATTATGAGAAACTCACTGTTGCTAATAAAACAGCAGGGTGGAGTGATTCTTCTCAGGTGA